One genomic window of Desulfosalsimonas propionicica includes the following:
- a CDS encoding helix-turn-helix domain-containing protein, whose product MARTPSPKRPCRICKRGFLPNAPVKDRQKTCDHPSCQRDGFAFILHRFLTDGFLTALGHNELLLYFFLVLVSDRNGLSFYSYDRICTMLELRIDQYVKAKDSLIEKDLIAFDGTLFQVLS is encoded by the coding sequence ATGGCCAGGACACCTTCACCCAAGCGCCCCTGCCGTATCTGCAAACGCGGGTTCTTGCCAAATGCCCCGGTTAAAGACCGGCAGAAAACCTGTGACCACCCAAGCTGTCAACGCGATGGGTTTGCTTTTATTCTGCATCGTTTTCTTACCGATGGGTTTTTAACCGCGCTGGGCCACAACGAACTGCTCCTGTATTTTTTTCTGGTGCTCGTATCGGATCGCAATGGCCTTTCCTTTTACAGCTATGACAGGATCTGCACCATGCTGGAACTAAGGATAGATCAATACGTTAAAGCCAAGGACAGCCTTATTGAAAAAGATCTGATAGCTTTTGACGGCACCCTGTTCCAGGTTTTATCCTGA
- a CDS encoding FAD-dependent oxidoreductase: MPGQQKSTREKDVRNLAKNMLSRIALLEAQIIGYGASGRNGGFNMTPFGLTMGIARLRFGRSAAREAHLYMERAVDTTRELIGSRELDCDYYHPGFLRVATSPSYKKRMRFSL; the protein is encoded by the coding sequence TTGCCCGGACAGCAAAAGTCGACAAGGGAAAAAGATGTCCGTAACCTGGCAAAAAACATGCTGTCAAGGATAGCGCTTCTGGAAGCGCAAATCATTGGCTACGGAGCCAGCGGCAGAAACGGCGGGTTTAACATGACCCCTTTCGGCCTGACCATGGGTATAGCCAGACTGCGGTTCGGCAGGTCTGCGGCCAGGGAAGCGCATCTTTATATGGAGCGCGCCGTGGACACCACCCGGGAACTGATTGGCTCCCGGGAGCTGGACTGTGACTACTATCACCCGGGGTTCCTGCGGGTGGCCACTTCT
- a CDS encoding IS3 family transposase (programmed frameshift), translating to MSKKRKQYSSQFKAKVALEAVQNESTVAEIAQKYGVHPTMVNNWKRALLDGASNIFDKGQKSQQQNDAKVDELYRQIGQLKVERDFLFQEVRSMTRKERMEMIKSNSRQISVRRQCELLDVNRSSAYYRPEPVKAEDLKLMELIDKQYLQTPTFGSRSMRDHLQRKGHDINRKRVQRLMRTMGLEAIYPRPKTSKPHPKHKIYPYLLKGMNIDRPDKVWAADITYVPMKRSYMYLVVIMDWYSRRVLSWRLSNTLDTSFCVAALEEAIIRYGCPDIFNTDQGSQFTARKFLEVLESNNVQISMDGRGRAFDNIFVERLWWTVKYHYIYLREFETGNELKQGLGNWFAFYNQERSHQSLNRKTPDEVYFKEQIKQKAA from the exons ATGAGCAAGAAGCGGAAGCAATACAGTTCACAATTCAAGGCCAAAGTCGCACTTGAAGCGGTCCAGAATGAGTCCACCGTTGCTGAAATCGCCCAGAAATACGGGGTTCACCCGACAATGGTGAACAACTGGAAGCGCGCCCTGCTTGACGGCGCCTCCAATATTTTCGATAAAGGACAAAAATCCCAACAACAAAACGATGCCAAAGTTGACGAACTTTACCGTCAAATCGGTCAGTTAAAGGTCGAGCGGGATTTTTTGT TCCAAGAAGTTCGGTCTATGACCCGCAAAGAGCGCATGGAAATGATCAAATCCAATAGTCGTCAAATCAGTGTTCGGCGACAGTGCGAGTTGCTCGATGTCAATCGCTCAAGCGCCTATTATCGACCTGAGCCGGTTAAGGCCGAGGACTTGAAGTTGATGGAACTCATTGATAAACAATACCTGCAAACGCCGACATTCGGCAGCCGATCCATGCGCGACCATCTGCAGCGAAAAGGCCATGATATCAACAGAAAGCGGGTGCAGCGTTTGATGCGAACAATGGGATTGGAAGCCATCTATCCCAGGCCCAAAACCAGCAAGCCGCATCCAAAACACAAAATTTATCCGTATCTGCTCAAGGGGATGAATATCGACCGTCCCGATAAAGTCTGGGCGGCAGATATCACATACGTTCCCATGAAGCGCAGTTACATGTATCTGGTGGTCATTATGGACTGGTACAGCCGGAGAGTCCTTTCCTGGCGCTTATCCAATACCCTGGATACCAGCTTTTGTGTTGCGGCCCTGGAAGAGGCGATCATCCGATATGGGTGCCCGGATATATTTAACACGGACCAGGGCAGCCAATTTACTGCCCGGAAATTTCTTGAAGTGCTGGAATCAAACAATGTCCAGATCAGCATGGATGGCCGAGGCCGGGCATTTGACAACATTTTCGTGGAACGCCTGTGGTGGACGGTGAAATACCACTACATTTATCTTCGCGAATTTGAGACCGGCAATGAATTAAAACAAGGCCTTGGCAACTGGTTTGCATTTTACAACCAGGAAAGGTCGCATCAGTCGCTAAACAGAAAAACACCGGACGAAGTATATTTCAAAGAACAAATAAAACAAAAGGCGGCTTGA